taaaataagtaaacacatttttcttatatactgattcaaaaatgtgttatacaatgtaccatacatatttttttcttatttcattgaaatacACTAaggtatcatatttaattaaattacaatgtaaaccattatcaataattataattattgttagatCGACGATGgatattttgttcatttctTTGCGCCGATGGATTTGAAACCACTTAGAACCCACGTCATATTTGTACTCGATGTTAGTGGCTCTATGGTTGGACAGAAATTACCACAAGTTAAAGAAGCTATGGGCCAAATTCTGTCAGAAATTCATCCTGAAGATTTTTTCACGTTGATACTTTTCTCTGATTTTGCACAGGTAAATGAGCTATTTTTTACAAGTAACTAGAAACCAACTGTTAATGAAATACTCATGTGACAGGTTTGGACGATAAACGCTACACAAGAAACGTCGAATCGTTGGGACGAAACCGGTAGCAACTGGAAGAcgaacaataattttagtttggaGACATTGGGAGAAAATCGTTTCGTTTTTCCGGCAACCGAGCAGAATATACAATACGCCAAGAAATTCATTCAAGACCTAACATCGGAGAGCAGTAAGATACACTATTTGGATAAACCATACATTAATACGCTTTATAAATACAGGGAAATTTGTGTCGTAAtggttttaaatgaaaattattttacaaggtACAAACATGGAAGATGCCCTTAGTAAGGCGCACTCTATCGCTAAATTGGGAGAAACGCGTTTCAAAGGTGGTGCTAATACACCGAAAccaattattgtgtttttgacCGACGGCGAACCAACTACAGGGATCACTGAACCTCAGGAGCTGATTAAATATGTTTCTAATACTAACGAAGAGAAGTGAGTCAgcttatatcaataattggtCGTCATCCGGcgttgacaaaataaaatttaaatgatttattataatccgtaataataatattaattattatttcttaggtACCCAATATTCAGTTTGGGTTTTGGCGAAGGGGCGGATATTGATTTCCTTAAAAAACTCTCATTGAACAACACTGGTTTTGCGAGGGTCATCTACGAAGCTTCAGACGCGTCGTTACAATTGCGTAATTTCTATAAAGAAATATCATCTCCCGTTTTGTCGAACGTCACCTTCCAATACATTGACGCTCAAGTAATAATTCACATACACAGTTTTTTTGCACGTGTTCTATACATgatgaattatacattttgcagGTCGATAACATTACCGTGACGAAAAAGTCGTTTAATTTGTTGTTCAAAGGTACAGAATTAGTAGTGGCCGGGAAGTTGAAGGATGGCGCATCGCCCGATTTTAACGGCACTTTAAACGCTGATTCGACTGAAGGGAATTTTCAACGTCCTGTCGTTGTCACGTGTTTCGATATCCCCATAATTCCTCCCACCGATGTTCCAAAAACAAGAAGAATAGGTAATCAATTGTATTCCTGTCGAGTACTCGACTAGCCTTACTAAATATGTGTGAACTGAGattgtgtatattttcataGACGTTTacacgatttttttatattctgataACAGGTCATTTAGAGAAGTTATGGGCGTATTTGAACATACAACAATTGATGgacaaatatgaattaaacaaaaacgaaAATTCTACGGCGAAAGCTAAAGCACTCGAATTAGCATTGGAAGTAagtaaagtttaatatttaactatgttTTGatacttgattttttattatatatgagtGTGTATTTTTAGTACTCATTTGTCACTCCACTTACGTCCTTAGTTGTGGTCAAACCTAATGATACAACAACATCAGCGGCTCCAGAGAAAATCAAACCACTTAATGACAGATATAACTTTGgtaggtattaattaaaacaaatgtgttgtgtaacttattttatttttatcgtaggTTCTTTAATGGCCAGCAGTCCACTTTATCAATTAGGTGCGTcttgtacacatttttacctgtaaaacatttagtatattataccatttacataattacattacatttttaacataatattttaggtccATCTAGCTCAGTGATGATGGCAAATAGTGTTGCTCAATCATCAGGATTTGCTTCAAGTTTTTCATTAAAGGGTAATGACCTTACAAACTATtcgtctataataattatattcaagatcccaaataaattttagtaagaGTAATAATCATTTGTTTCAATAGCTGGTCCGAGTCCATTATACTCGTTGGTCCCTGAAGATGCAGCTATTTCTGCATCCGAAATTGTTCCTTTGTCAACTATTTCATCGAGTTTAGATGCGAATACAGATATTACCCCACCGACCTCGGTTGTAGATTCTTCTCAAGTTGTAATAGACAAATCAAATTCTACAGCGTTACATGATATCAAGGAACTAACATGGTTGAGTGATTCTATTACATTTGAGGCAACTAATACAGTTTACCAAATATCATTGAACACTGTGAGTAAATCGTGCCTAAGcagattttcatttaataattacaaatttaagttGTGTGGTGactgtttaacatttttttagagtgGTCAATCGTATCAAAATTGTACAACACCCGACCAAAGTCATGgtaattgtaaacatttaaaagacTGCGTTGTAGCTTCAATCCTGAATTCATTCGATACATACCTTTCATTGTTTTGTCCAATAGAAACATTgtgagtacaatattatttgacttGATAAGTTGATATTGCTCGAtactcatataattttttttttggtttagaatatttgtatacttacgtataaaaataataatgaacgtTAAATTACtctattaactttattattaacatttttagttgtattctattttttatttttagtgttggTATCcaattgttttgtaatttatctattatgtaacataaattttttatgttatgattaagggacttaaaaatattttaaaacacctTGAGTTTTATGTAATCTGTATTAATACTATGATAAACCattctgtattatattgtaggtaatgcatattataaatacctactaaattcctaacgtataataataattattatttttattttatttacaggtATGCAGGAATTTGCTGTTtagtgtaaaatttaaatgtgtgaATGTTCGTACATTTTTAGGAATCagagaattattaatatttttaaagtgtttaagttatttattattattgattattgacttatattttatgtacctttgtattatcaattataaataattatttatccaattcaattttttgttttttccaaTACCGTATAGTATCCTAAATTAACCTAATTATTTCACAGTTTTTAggttatttatctatattttttttggtaagTATGTCATCGTTTGTTctgcattatttttgtttttatttataatcatggttttcgtttaaacatattaattattatgttttaatatggaAATATCTTTAACAAATATACCTTTGCGTGATACTGACATATTATACTACCATGAATAAAGtgtatacctatgtaatttaaaaaagaaatctcTGAAAAGACTAACACTTAAATGAGttgtcttattttataatcaccaCTCAATAACTGGccattaatagtttaatcagagattattaatagttgtatacatgaaaatgttatttgcaACAATTTGGAGtcattaaatttcatttcatttaGAGTGCATTgcagttataaaatagtaatatctGGATTAATAAATAGTCACCTGAGGTATTTATTTCAGCAAAAAGGTATCAAATtatcagtaaataataaaaatgtgcataatttaaatatatctgccttttatttaaattataaaattaagaaacaaTAAGGAAGAGGGATACACATCCCGTGGAACGTTAGAAaccacatataatattattgataggcATTGAACAATTTTGACTTGCTGACTGCCGAGTACGATCAGTTGAgtaaaaccataattatttttatattgaaccaTTTTCTtcgattgattttaatttattaattacatctgATTTAGTGATTTGTAATATTGACGGCGTcaaagtttttcaatttttatatctatataaattacataaacctGACTATTATCAGAAActacataaattaaacattaatagaatttaatcAGATTATTAtcagaaaatttttatttgtgaaagTCATCTTGTTATTCAGTGTTTGTCCCTTCTGGTCGGAAGATATTCAGATAGTAGTTCTATCACATCCTTTCCAATATAATGGTTATCATAATTTTCCTAGTATCTACTGTATTCACAGGCTCTGTTGTTGTCGTCATCTAGTTGATAGGTGGAATTAGAATAAACAACTCTAATAGTACGTCACTTACATTACTAATTGTAATACGACCAAACGACCATACGaccattttatgtttttttataaattgatcaaTGAAAAgtgaagtataaaattagatattaatgGTTGCATACCAATTATGAGGTGGCTTAATTTGACCAGTAGTTATAGATGCCTAAGGATTATAGTCTTGTATAGGTGTACTGCTATATTCGGCTTCGTTAGTATTTCAAAgcgattttaatatataaaaattatttgtattatacattatttattttcattttaatttagaacggAATCAGGAAAGTTATATTAAAGCTGAAATATTTCTCTTATCGATCTGTTGTGTCTAATCATCACTAAtagaattatttgtattgttataataatatataggtgaaGAACtcaaagattaaaaatttgagtCATAATATTACTTGCAGTAGATTTATTTTGGCAAGCTGTCTGTATACGGTACtgctatttttatcaaaattatttttatttttcacattcgatattatattagaacttTAGAAGACctatgcataattattttgcCAACAAAGGTCGTGGATCACTGCTCATAGCAGCGATAAGTGCGATAACtatgaattaaacaataattattattttataacacgtaATGAATtcacattttgtaaataagtgCAATTAAACGTactttgagtaaaaaaaaaagtgttgtgCTTACGTAACTTGAATATGCTTATGCAGTAAAGGTGCTCGAAATTCAACGACTATTGTGTCCCTCATCCCCGTACACTGTTTCTTAGCTTAACACACGATTAAGCATCAATACCAGTTGTATGACACGATTGAATACATTAATCAGCGTATCAAAggtgtattttatagtattatcataGTTCATAGAGCATAATGTTCTATGGTATTATAGcatgaattcaaaaatatcacaGTTTCATGGTCATATGCGATGTTTTGATGACCTGTGTGGCTgtgcatgataataataattaataaataatcagatTGGATTACGGCCTATCGTTAAGTTACTATAGGTGATCAAATATTGaaacacttaataattaaatttaatcatttctataataatttggtaACTACTTAACTTAGTTACTTATCTTAACTCTTAACAGCTGTAATTCCCATAGTTGTGAATTtatgacaaatatttatgagtCCATCGATTTTATAACAGCATTAACAACTAATATCACTGATAAGACTGACGTTATGGTCATTTCAacggtatttttattacaaaaccaattaattaatcgataatattttcactaaataaGACATACTGTGCAATAATAACTTGTGCatgtgcataataattatgtgaaaataataatttatacaattttagtttgaATTTTGCAACatcgttttaaatattctttgcCCGATCGATTCAATCGTGTTGCTAAAAATGCAAATGCTCAATAGTGGTCTTACGACTTAGCCAACGTCTTTGTTGTCGTATTCTGGTATGAATTACAacgtattttgttttcttacaTGCAGCCCATGTAGGGAATCTAGCGAGATCATAATTCACATTGTGATTTGTGAAGGGCAcactatttttagtatttagtacaCTGCACACTGGTTAGGTTTTTATGGATTTGTAAAAACTATTGTAGTACTTTTTCCGCGAATAATTACTTGATAAAATCCTTAGTACTTAATTAGTGATATACATAAGTCATCGTGTTtccgaatattatattataataacatatgttGTTGTTTCGGAAAACAGCCATATTCAAATCGTACTAACTCGCGtcgttttcaataaataaattcgttaAAATCCGTTAGTCCATAACACGGAAATCCGTTGAAAAAACATAGGAGACCTAAAACTTGCGCGATCAAGCATTTTCATCTATAGACTGAATCGATTTTtgagataatttatattgtgcatgtttaaaatgtcaacTCAATGGCGTGATGCCCGATGGTGGGGACGTAGGTTTGAACTGTTTTAGATCACGTGATGCTTACCTGcacatttactataatatgatgataagACAAACCGTTGAGTCGGATGTGTCCTATGTGCATGAACACTATAATTTGACCTGGCTACTAGGCCGGTGAACTCGAATTCAAACGCCCGACACAACGATATGGTGTCTTTTTCGATGTCTTCGGCGTTGCATGCGTGCACCTTCGTAGCCGCTTTGCTGTTGTTATTGGTCTTAGCCGCAGAACAGACTGGTGCCAATGAAGtagtaagttaattttttttcgatgtACTTACCATTTGCTCGTGTTTGGGGAAATGGAGTTAATATTAGTAACTCGgagtaactataaaaataatatgtattacaaacaatttgcaattataaaaacacatatattatttgataacaattaatttatgtacaaaatttagaataaaGACAATTTGTGATAGTTAGTAAcctattaatactaataatccattgataatttatagatcaatgtattatataaaaagttatccTGAGTTATGTAatgaatgcaatatttttagtattttttgttgttatcggttttttgaaaatctaaattCGTAAAATTGTTGAGTTTTGTACTATAAGATAATCCATAAATcatagacaaaaaaatattgatatacataattttagcatcatgcttattttttttcaaagtcaAAGTTATTCACACTATACTAGGTTTCTCTATTATCTTATCTTCATCgcctacataaatatatatatatttataaactgatTTAATGGGCAGAACTTTCAACACTTTACAGTTTTATGCATAAAACTTTAAGAAGTAAATCTTTCAAAATGATATCTTATCAATCATATTCCAATAATAgtactacaataatacaataaattgttttgatagGTTTTGATTAAGACTTTTCCAAATTAaatgctaaatatttattgtgtatcaAAAAACagtctaataaaataactactaATAAATACTCGTGTATTACAAACATTGAACAATgttgattgaaaaaatatttataacttcgtcgaatttatgtattgttgtttttaggtgaataaatatattatctattttaaattctattttgaattttcatcaaatgtaCTACTCAGATACATGGTACAGGGCACTTTGAAGTGGATtaacaaatcaatttattattatgtacattgccttttatttttacaataatagacattaattttatcaaaaaacacGTTATCTTTGTGAATAGGTAGTTAAGATTAtgagttttatttacattaagcACATTTAGTATAAACTTTCTGAATTTTGATTGATTGAATTCCAAATGAAGGTAGAGAAAAATAAGCAGATcctgtttattatatgtaaactataaaaaaacttacaactttataagtttagtagttaaaatttaactgaatttatatatttattactttaacatAAATACCATACCTCAGTTTCCTTTTAATTAGAcacaatttactaattttgtaTACTGTTAAGTCACAAAAATGAGAACTGAGTCATATACATTTAAGATTGAAGCTTCAAGGAAAGATTAGAATCTAATCGTACACCATTTAATAGACTCTAATGGCCATTAGACCATCGATTCAGTCATAAGTGCAGAAATCTCAGATTTCAGAGTGATGGTCTATAATAATTTGGGATTAATACGTAGCTcttgaataatttacatacttatagtcaatatttttaggaGGAGTCGGATAAAACgcatgtacattataaaataaaaatcacttttatgatttaatttttttttaacttgtttaGGATACCCTAGTTTGACCATCATGTGTAGCAAAAaagttagtaataaaaatttttgtgTCATCACTTAAGAAATCTATTTATGATACAGAGAAAAAATAACGTCTTctttgtaaacaaaatatattgggAATATAATCAAACAtggtttgatttaaataagttgTACACATTGAAATTTTATGTTGATAG
This sequence is a window from Rhopalosiphum maidis isolate BTI-1 chromosome 1, ASM367621v3, whole genome shotgun sequence. Protein-coding genes within it:
- the LOC113560563 gene encoding inter-alpha-trypsin inhibitor heavy chain H4-like isoform X2 codes for the protein MSSSPSVSSSATRACTSTAVLMSLLLALAVNRAGAAAVDTTVVADTTAATVTVSTADVAASTASAVIASTADNTLDTTDLTDTADNVLQPAGYGLAPPKPPQPTPVLSKNGDIYSFVVHSKIKYRYAQTVVSSRVANKGNTSHEVQFYVTLPESAFVSKFLMEINEKVYEAYVKEKKEAKEEYIAAVNSGQTAAHVEQNARDSNKFTVSVNVEAESKVTFNLTYEQLLNRKLGIYENVINLQPGQIVKNLQVIVDIEESSNITTLEVPDIKTANEIETTVSKNKLAKISRESGNKATITWSPTAKEQLTFTENGVKGQFIVQYDVDHNSTPNQVLIDDGYFVHFFAPMDLKPLRTHVIFVLDVSGSMVGQKLPQVKEAMGQILSEIHPEDFFTLILFSDFAQVWTINATQETSNRWDETGSNWKTNNNFSLETLGENRFVFPATEQNIQYAKKFIQDLTSESSTNMEDALSKAHSIAKLGETRFKGGANTPKPIIVFLTDGEPTTGITEPQELIKYVSNTNEEKYPIFSLGFGEGADIDFLKKLSLNNTGFARVIYEASDASLQLRNFYKEISSPVLSNVTFQYIDAQVDNITVTKKSFNLLFKGTELVVAGKLKDGASPDFNGTLNADSTEGNFQRPVVVTCFDIPIIPPTDVPKTRRIGHLEKLWAYLNIQQLMDKYELNKNENSTAKAKALELALEYSFVTPLTSLVVVKPNDTTTSAAPEKIKPLNDRYNFGPSSSVMMANSVAQSSGFASSFSLKAGPSPLYSLVPEDAAISASEIVPLSTISSSLDANTDITPPTSVVDSSQVVIDKSNSTALHDIKELTWLSDSITFEATNTVYQISLNTSGQSYQNCTTPDQSHGNCKHLKDCVVASILNSFDTYLSLFCPIETLYAGICCLV
- the LOC113560563 gene encoding inter-alpha-trypsin inhibitor heavy chain H4-like isoform X1, which produces MSSSPSVSSSATRACTSTAVLMSLLLALAVNRAGAAAVDTTVVADTTAATVTVSTADVAASTASAVIASTADNTLDTTDLTDTADNVLQPAGYGLAPPKPPQPTPVLSKNGDIYSFVVHSKIKYRYAQTVVSSRVANKGNTSHEVQFYVTLPESAFVSKFLMEINEKVYEAYVKEKKEAKEEYIAAVNSGQTAAHVEQNARDSNKFTVSVNVEAESKVTFNLTYEQLLNRKLGIYENVINLQPGQIVKNLQVIVDIEESSNITTLEVPDIKTANEIETTVSKNKLAKISRESGNKATITWSPTAKEQLTFTENGVKGQFIVQYDVDHNSTPNQVLIDDGYFVHFFAPMDLKPLRTHVIFVLDVSGSMVGQKLPQVKEAMGQILSEIHPEDFFTLILFSDFAQVWTINATQETSNRWDETGSNWKTNNNFSLETLGENRFVFPATEQNIQYAKKFIQDLTSESSTNMEDALSKAHSIAKLGETRFKGGANTPKPIIVFLTDGEPTTGITEPQELIKYVSNTNEEKYPIFSLGFGEGADIDFLKKLSLNNTGFARVIYEASDASLQLRNFYKEISSPVLSNVTFQYIDAQVDNITVTKKSFNLLFKGTELVVAGKLKDGASPDFNGTLNADSTEGNFQRPVVVTCFDIPIIPPTDVPKTRRIGHLEKLWAYLNIQQLMDKYELNKNENSTAKAKALELALEYSFVTPLTSLVVVKPNDTTTSAAPEKIKPLNDRYNFGSLMASSPLYQLGPSSSVMMANSVAQSSGFASSFSLKAGPSPLYSLVPEDAAISASEIVPLSTISSSLDANTDITPPTSVVDSSQVVIDKSNSTALHDIKELTWLSDSITFEATNTVYQISLNTSGQSYQNCTTPDQSHGNCKHLKDCVVASILNSFDTYLSLFCPIETLYAGICCLV